One stretch of Numenius arquata chromosome 8, bNumArq3.hap1.1, whole genome shotgun sequence DNA includes these proteins:
- the BHLHE40 gene encoding class E basic helix-loop-helix protein 40: MERIPSAQPPPVCLGKMPPLESGDLPGLDFAHMYQVYKPRRGLKRSEDNKETYKLPHRLIEKKRRDRINECIAQLKDLLPEHLKLTTLGHLEKAVVLELTLKHVKALTNLIEQQQQKIIALQNGLQAGDLSSRNLDSSQEMFRSGFQMCAKEMLQYLAKHENAKDLKSSQLVGHLHRMASEVLQGRKAGDAPPKMLDSKEKPVSLTKAAEGHGKNCVPVIQRTFAHSSGEQSGSDTDTDSGYGGELEKSDSKCEQQYFKKDTDLKYAVQERISSIKQETEDPPAKRSRLESPEAEGPFGSDMMGSSSSFLAPHAHQPPLCLPFYLIPPSATAYLPMLEKCWYPASVPVLYPSLPASAAALTGFMNPDKISPPLLMPQRLPSPVPAHSPIDSSALLQALKQIPPLNLETKD; the protein is encoded by the exons ATGGAGCGCATCCCCAGCGCGCAACCTCCGCCCGTCTGCCTGGGCAAGATGCCCCCCCTGGAGAGCGGAGACCTGCCGGG GCTGGACTTCGCCCACATGTACCAAGTTTACAAGCCCAGGAGGGGGTTAAAGAGAAGCGAGGACAATAAG GAGACCTACAAGCTGCCCCACCGGCTGATCGAGAAGAAGAGGCGCGACAGGATCAACGAGTGCATCGCCCAGCTGAAGGACCTGCTGCCCGAGCACCTCAAGCTGACG ACGCTGGGTCACCTGGAGAAGGCCGTGGTTCTGGAGCTCACCTTGAAGCACGTGAAAGCCCTGACCAACCTCatcgagcagcagcagcagaaaataattgCCTTGCAGAACGGTTTACAAGCGG GTGACCTGTCGTCAAGAAACCTCGATTCCAGCCAGGAAATGTTTCGATCCGGTTTCCAGATGTGTGCCAAGGAAATGCTGCAATACCTGGCCAAGCACGAGAACGCCAAGGACCTGAAGTCGTCCCAGCTGGTCGGCCACCTGCACCGCATGGCCTCCGAGGTGCTGCAGGGCCGCAAAGCCGGGGacgccccccccaaaatgctGGACTCCAAGGAGAAACCCGTCTCCTTGACCAAAGCGGCCGAGGGACACGGGAAAAACTGCGTGCCTGTCATCCAGAGGACATTTGCCCACTCCAGCGGGGAGCAGAGCGGCAGCGACACGGACACGGACAGCGGGTACGGGGGGGAGCTGGAGAAAAGTGACTCCAAATGCGAGCAGCAGTATTTCAAAAAGGATACCGACCTCAAGTACGCCGTCCAGGAGAGAATAAGCTCTATTAAGCAAGAGACTGAGGACCCGCCGGCCAAACGGAGCAGGCTGGAGTCGCCGGAGGCCGAGGGCCCTTTCGGCAGCGACATGatgggctcctccagcagcttcctggcCCCCCACGCGCACCAGCCCCCCCTGTGCCTGCCTTTCTATCTCATCCCGCCTTCCGCCACCGCCTACCTGCCCATGCTGGAGAAGTGCTGGTACCCGGCCTCCGTGCCCGTCCTCTACCCCAGCCTcccggcctccgccgccgcgctcaCCGGCTTCATGAACCCCGACAAAATCTCCCCCCCGCTGCTGATGCCCCAGAGACTCCCCTCTCCCGTCCCGGCCCATTCCCCCATCGACTCCTCGGCTCTGCTTCAGGCTCTGAAGCAGATTCCTCCTTTGAACTTGGAAACCAAAGACTAA